Within the Bacillus sp. FSL K6-3431 genome, the region AGATTGCACAGCCATTTGTTTCATAAAGCGCTTCAAGAACGAGAAAATCACCTGAAGCTTTTGGTACATTAATACCGAATGCAATTGTTTCAGAGTCAGGCCAAAACTCTGATTCAGATTTACCTTCTTCCCAAGCTTTTACGATGGGTGCACAACCATCAGCTTGCACCGCAACAAGCCGCGGCATTTGCTCCTTAGCTAACCAACCAAGCTCATGAAGTTCTTTCAGTGCTTTGTAAATACCTATTAACCCTACTCCGCCACCAGTTGGATATAGAATTACTTCAGGTAATTCCCAGTTAAATTGTTCAGCAAGCTCCAGTCCCATTGTCTTTTTACCTTCAATTCGATAAGGCTCTCTCAATGTAGAAGCATCAAATAAACCAAATTTATTTACAGCTTCTGCCACAATTTCACCTGCATCACTAATTAAACCATTAACTAAATACACATTCGCTCCTGATACTGCACATTCATTGCGCGTAATGATCGGAGCATTAACTGGCATAACAATTGTTGTAGTAATCCCCGCTCTCGTCGCATACAGTGACCACGCTGCACCTGCATTACCATTTGTTGGCATAGCCAGTTCTTTTACACCAAGTTCCTTCGCCTTAGAAATCCCGACTGCCGCACCTCGCGCTTTAAAAGTTCCAGTTGGCATTATCCCTTCATCTTTCATATACAAATGTTCCAGTCCCATATCAACAGCCATTTTATTCATCGGGATGATGGGCGTCATTCCTTCTCCCATAGAAACGATATTTTCCTTCCTTTGAATAGGTAAAAGTTCATGATAGCGCCAAAGGTCATTCTGTCTTCCCTTTATTTTTTGAGAATCTAGCTCCATCGCTAATGTCGTTAAATCATATTTTACAAGTAATGGAGCACCACAAGTACAAACTTGTTGTATTACAATTATTTCGTACGTCAATGAACATTTCGGACAATATAAATGAGTAGCATAACTGTATTTCATATTTAATTGTCCTCCTTTGTCATACTATATGACAAGCGCCTATCACCTTATCACAATTTCCAGTTATTCAGACAATTAATATTTAAGAAGACACGAATAAGCTCACCGCATATTGTGAAGCGCAACTAGAAAGACTAGCCCGATTGGGTAACCAGTCTAGCGGTACGTAAAATCGCTTGGATGATAGAATGCTACCAAATTGAACTGTCGGGACGGGATAAGTTTTTTAAAGTATATCTGTAAAATTTATACTTTCTACACCTTTCAACAAAAAAATGCACTGCATCAAGTATTTTCATACTCAATCCAGTGCCCCCTTATTTCTAGTTATTTATGATACTACTTCTTCTGAAGGAACTTCTAAACCAAGCCCTTGAGCAATTCGCGTTCCATATTCTGGATCTGCTTTATAGAAGTGACTGATTTGACGAAGTTTAATTTCCTCTATTTCAACAGACTTCATTGCGTTCACAATATTATCGACTAAACGTGTACGCTCTTCCTTAGATAGTAATCGATACAAATCCCCAGCTTGTGTATAATGATCGTCTTGATCATATGCTACACTTCCCGTAACCCCAGAAACAACTAGTTCATGTTGCTTGTTCTCAGGGGTTTCTGTAGGTCCTCCAAAGCTGTTTGGTTCATAATAGACAGATGATCCACCATTATTATCAAACCGCATTGCTCCATCACGTTGATAGTTATTTACTTCATTTTTCGCGCGATTAATCGGAAGCATTTGATGATTCGCACCAACACGGTAGCGATGTGCATCATGGTAAGCAAACAAACGACCTTGAAGCATCTTGTCTGGT harbors:
- a CDS encoding threonine synthase produces the protein MKYSYATHLYCPKCSLTYEIIVIQQVCTCGAPLLVKYDLTTLAMELDSQKIKGRQNDLWRYHELLPIQRKENIVSMGEGMTPIIPMNKMAVDMGLEHLYMKDEGIMPTGTFKARGAAVGISKAKELGVKELAMPTNGNAGAAWSLYATRAGITTTIVMPVNAPIITRNECAVSGANVYLVNGLISDAGEIVAEAVNKFGLFDASTLREPYRIEGKKTMGLELAEQFNWELPEVILYPTGGGVGLIGIYKALKELHELGWLAKEQMPRLVAVQADGCAPIVKAWEEGKSESEFWPDSETIAFGINVPKASGDFLVLEALYETNGCAISVNDQEIISEQRNIAQKEGTFICPEGAAAFLAARRLRKSGWIKENDKVVVLNTGSGLIYPDTVEFDVPTLNIGESIKSTSHDHC